GGCTCCAATGGAATCAAGTTCTTTAATACTATACTTATGCATAAATGGATGGGCTTTTACTCCAATAAAACCAGGTAGGTTAAGGTATGTCTCTAACGTCTCCACAGATTCTGGAATAGTTGGGTTAACGGCAGCCCAGCCCAGAAAACGATCAGGATAGCGTTTTATAGCATTTGCTACAATGTCATTATCTGGCTCGGTAAAAATCTTATAACTTCCATTGACTTTAAAGTAACCATCTTTAACTAATCCGTCATAAATCTTAAGACCTATTTTGGGGAACTTCATGATTAAAAAGCGGAATAAGCGGTGTAGGTTATCCTGGTATGTACTTTCTTTTTCATACATGGTTTCATTAAAGGGTGGAATTAATGCGGTTTTCTCAACATTGTTTTTATCCATCTCTTCAATCATTTTTTCTAGCTCTAACATCGTTTCATCAACATGGAAATGGCAATCAATAATCATTTGTAATTTCAGCCATCCTTTCTTATTAAGATTAAAAGCTGAAAATTGAATATATAGAATCATATGAACGTTATCACATTCCTATTCAAGTTACCACAAACCGGATTAGGGTTAATTAAAAAATTGTCATTAGTTTGACGCACCGTACAACAATGTTATTCAATAGAAAATGATATTGCACACTGCACCACTTTTGTGAGCGCAGTAGCGGTCTGACACCCATACCGGCATATCTCTGACGGAAAACGAGCAGCTGTCTTTTCATCGACAGCTGCTCTGATTTGGTACTATGTGCGAAATTAAGATTTTTCTGGGAGCGACAGGCACCGCATGTTATATGCGTGTGCTTCTCACGATAAACGATTTGTTTTCTGTGCTTTCTAGAGAAAACGAGTTCCCCATGCCTTCTTCGACGTCGATGACGATTCGAAAGTGCTCCCAATATGAGAGGTTCGAGGTGTGCATATAATATGGAACTTCGAGCACTTCTCCTATTAGGTGATCTTGGTCCCCGCAGTAAAAGTCCTCTGCAGGCATGCAGATGGGCGATGTCCCATCACAACATCCTTCTGAGTGCATGAACACGAGTTTTCCGTGCGTATCTTTCAATGTGCGAATGAGGGCTTGGGCGGCTTCTGTCGTCGTTACCTTTTCCATTTTAAAAGAATCCCATTGATCCTTTGCTGTATCCAACTAGAATACATTTTGTTTGTTGATATTGTGACAGCATCATCGAATGGTTTTCTCGGCCAATACCAGATTGCTTGTAACCACCGAATGCCGCGTGCGCTGGGTATTGGTGATAAGTATTTGTCCACACTCGACCCGCTTCGATCGCGCGTCCTGCTCTGTATGCAAGCTCTCCGTTACGTGACCAAACACCTGCTCCTAAGCCGTATTGCGTGTCGTTTGCAATTTGAATTGCCTCATCAAAATCTTTAAACGTTGTCACCGAAATGACCGGACCAAAGATCTCCTCTTGGAAAATACGCATCTTATTGTTCCCTTTATACATCGTCGGAGCAACATAGTAACCCTCTGCTAAGTCTCCTTCTAACTTATTTTGATGGCCACCGATTAATAGTTCAGCACCCTCTTCTTTTGCAATATCAAAGTAAGATAGAATTTTATCTAGCTGTTGACTAGAAGCTTGCGCACCCATCATCGTATCCGTGTCTAATGGATTGCCGATTTTGATTGCTTTCACACGCTCGGTAACTTTCTCCATGAATTTATCGTAAATCGACTCGTGAACAAGCGCTCGTGACGGACATGTACATACTTCGCCTGAGTTTAAGGCAAACAGAACGAACCCTTCAATCGCTTTGTCTAAATACCCATCATCTGCATCCATCACATCTGGGAAGAAGATATTTGGCGACTTTCCACCAAGCTCTAACGTTACAGGAATGATATTTTCTGTTGCATATTGCATGATCGAACGTCCTACCGCTGTTGAACCGGTAAACGCAATTTTAGCGATGCGCGGATTTTTTGCAAGTGGTTTACCAACTTCTAGGCCTGTTCCTTGTACAATGTTTAAGACGCCATTTGGTAGTAGATCCTGAATCAGTTCCATTAAGACACAAATAGATGCAGGCGTTTGCTCAGCTGGCTTTAATATGACACAGTTCCCCGCCGCTAGTGCCGGTGCAATCTTCCACGTAGCCATAAGAATAGGGAAGTTCCAAGGAATGATTTGACCAACGACACCTAGTGGCTCGTGGTGGTGATAAGCGACCGTGTCTTCATTAATCTCACTGATGCCGCCTTCTTGCGCACGAATCGTACCTGCAAAGTAGCGGAAGTGATCCACAGCTAAGGGCAAGTCAGCATTTAGCGTCTCACGCACAGCTTTTCCGTTGTCCCAAGTTTCAGCCACCGCAAGCATTTCAAGATTCTCTTCAATACGGTCAGCAATTTTATTTAAGATTTGTGCACGGTAGGAAACAGGCGTCTTTCCCCAAGCATCTTTCGCTGCGTGTGCCGCATCTAGTGTAAGCTCAACATCTTCTGCTGATGAGCGTGGTACCTTTGTAAATACTTGACCATTGACTGGCGAAATAATGTCTAAATACTGCCCCTTTACCGGTGCTACCCACTCGCCCCCGATGAAATTTTCATACTTCTCTTTGAATTGAACGATTGAATTATCTGTGTTTGGATTTTGATAAATCATGTATACTCCCCCTAGATAAATTAGTTAGGTATCAAAATATGCATGAAGAAACCTGCATCCACCACTGTATGGAACAACGGCGTCACCGTTTGTTAGCGCTTACATTTTAGTTTTCTATAAATATAAGCACCTAAACAATAGTACCCTCCACACGATCCTATATATAAATATTCGACACCATTTACGTAATCCCTTCTTTTTCTTGTTTCTTTTGTCAGAAAATTCACCGAAATGATTCGACACGTTTCAGGGGGGTCTGACACCCGACACATAGATATGGAATAATACGGTACTCAAATGGTATTATTGTTACAATCTATTAACCTAATTGAGATGAGTGATATCTAAATGAAAGAATGCCCTAGATGCAAGACTGTGATGCATGAAGATGCGGCTGAAGAGTTGGTTGTAGAGGACCATGAGGTTTTACTAGATGGCTTTCTAGCCTGGGTGTGTTCGGGTTGTTCCTATTTTGAAAAGATAGAAAAGGGGAATCAAGATGCTTAAAGAACAGTTTGTGAACGGTGAGATTATTGCCAAGAGAGACGAGGTCACTTATTTATTCAGTTATGGGGATGACCAAGCGAGGATCCTTCACTTAGACGCTAAAGTCATGGGTGCGCCGATGCATGTAGAGGCCTTTTTGAAAATGGGGTACTGGGAGCCGTATGAAGGTGGTGTCGATCCTGCACAGCTTCTTCCGTCCTTAAGAATGGAGTCAGAAACTGGTGTGCTAGCTACTACGGAAGAGAATGAAAGAGTAGAAGCGCAATGCTTTGTCTTTAGGCAGTCAACTAGTCATAAAAAAGAGCTGTACAAAGAGATCGAAAAAGGACGCTTGAGACAAGGTTGGGGGTTTGCGGAAGGTCTATCGCTTCTTAATGGAAGAGACACGTTTATTGACAACTTTAAGCAAGCCTCCTCACATTGGGATGCAACAAGGCTATGGGCGACGTTAAGTAGGATGCTTCAAATAAAGCCCGGAGATATCATGATTATTCCAAAGCAGCCAGACCATCACCATTTTGTTATTATGCAGGCAAAGTTGCGTGAGGACGGGGTAAGTTGTTATGAATTTGCCGACCCATTACAATCGACAGACGATTATCGCCACATTATTCATATTGATAAAGCGAGTATTCAAGTGGTTCATTACGAGGCACTCTATCCTTCCATTATTAAGCGTCTGTTGAAGTCGATTGCTTACTCAAGTCCTGTGAACGTCGTCAGGCGTAAGGAATTTAACGAGGCTATTCATACGTTGCTAGAGTCAGCAACCACATCTAAAGAACTTGAAGAAGCCCATCCTCTTCAGATAAAGATGAAGGAGGTTGAGAAAAAGTTGCATCAAGAGTGGGTAGCAGAAGCAAGAAATCTGCCCCCAAGTGATTTTGAAAAAGTAGTGAAGATATTTATGGAAGCGAACGGTTTCGAAACCGAGCGAGCGAACCACTATGATCGCCTTGGTGGTGATATTGATCTCATTTGTAAAAAAGAAGTTCCGCTCCATACACCGTTTGAGCCAAGTAAAATGGAATTAATTTATTATATTCAAGTGAAAAAGCATAAAGGCAAGACGGATGAGACGGGTGTGAAACAGTTGAATCAGATGGTTGACCATTTACTTGTGGAGAGTGGACAAAACGTGCAGAAGATTCTTATCTCCCTTGCTGATGACTTCTCCGATACGTGTAAACAATTAGCAGACGAGAGTAATGTTCTATTAATTGACGGGCTAGCGTTTGCTGAGATGTATGTTAAGAGTGAGGCGTGATAGCAGTCACCTTAGGCCGGTGCCTGTCCCCCGTTTAACTACAGCATTAGCGCAGTGGGGGTCTGACCCCAAAAGCAAAAGCACAAAAGCAAGATGATGAAGAAGTAGAGGAATGAATGATAGAAGAGCATTGAGGGAATCCTCAATGCTCTTCTATGTTTAAATCGATGTAAAAGAAGCGCGCCGCAGCGCACTCCTTCTTATTTTTTGCCTTTTTTATCACTCGGATGGAGAACCGTTACATTTTGCGGATTCTCAGGATCAAAGACAAATTCAAACTTTCCTCCTCGATCAGGTGTGAAAGATAGTTCTTCTGTCGGTATGGCTTGATTCAACACGTAATGGAATCGGACCGTTTGTTTATTTTTCAAATGAATACCCTTTGAATACCATATTTTACGGTCTTCATCATACGTTAATTCGATATTTTCTGATCCTAGCGTTAAACTCACTTGCTCAATTTCTAGCTCTTCTATTACAAGGTACGCAGCAAAGGCATTCGCTTCGATAGTTAACTCGTTACTTTTTATTCTTTCACCAGTTGTCATATCTTCAAGCGTTAGCACTTCGTTTAGCTCAAGTGTCGTTTCTTCTCCTTTATTGACAGCGATGATTAAGCGCTCTGTGTCGTTTCCGCGTTCAAATACAAGAGCATCTCTTGTGGTTGCATGCTCCTTGAAATACCCGTCTCTTAGAGCGGAGTGATTTTTTCGAAGGTCGATTATGTCTTTGTAGTGAGCAAGTAAATCTTGGTCTTGTTTCTCTTGGTCCCATATCATTGGCTCACGGTACCAACGATCTTTCCAATCTGTGTACTCATTATGGTTCGCGCTCTGAGAAAGACCTACTTCTGTACCGTAATAAATAACTGGTGATCCCGGGAGCATAAACTGTGTAAAGGAAGCTAATTTCAAACGATTTGTTTGATTTCCTGCCTCATATAGAAACCGCGGTAGATCATGATTATCTAAGAAAGTGGTCATGATATATTCAGGATGATACGCCGCTTGATTTTCATTTAGATATCGTACAATTGATTGCATCGAACCGTTAAAGGCAAAGGTTCCTTTAAACGTGTCGTGGAATCCAAAGTCTAGCGACCCATCTAGTTTCCCAGCATACGATGAAATCTTGTCACGATTATCCCAAACCTCACCAAATACATAAACATCTGGATCAATCGATTTCACTTTATCACGGAAATCAACCCAAAAGCTGTAACTAGGACCTTTTGCATAATCTAAGCGTAAGCCGTCAAAATCTAATTCCTCTAACCAAAACGGAACAACCTCATTTAACATATAATCTCGGGCCATCTCATTGTCATTGTTAAACTGCGGAAGTTCGCCAATACCGTAAAAGGTCTCGTATGTGCCATCTTCGTTAAAGTTATACCAATTATAATACGGGCTATCTGCTCCTCGCTCTACTGCATCTTGGAAGAACGGATGCTGATCTGATGTATGGTTAGGCACGAAATCATAGATCACTTTCATATCACGTGCGTGTGCTTTTGTGATTAGTTCTTTCATTGTTTCTAATGTACCAAAATTGCGGTCGATTTCTTTGAAGTCTGCTGGGTGGTAGCCGTGTGAATAAGGCCCTTCGAACACTGGTGATAACCAAAGTGTGTCCACACCTAAGTCTTCTAAGTAATCAAGTTCGTCAATGACCCCTTCAAGGTCGCCGCCCATCCAGTCTTTTAATCCTTCTTCAAGTGGAAGAGACGAATCCACATCATAGTTATTGTCTGGATTGCCGTCTTTAAAACGATCGACGAAGATGTGGTAGATGATCGCATCCTTTGCCCAGTCTGGTGTGCGGAATTGATCGACATAATAAGCAAATTCGGTTGCTTCTTCAGCAGTTTGGCTGTTTGTATCGGCAAATTGCGAAGCTTCGCCATCTGCATCCCATACATCTAGCTTGTATTTTACTGGTGTTTCGTTTGCTTGAGCCGGAATGACGCCTGTGAGCGTGGATGTGTATAATCCGTTTTGCTCGGTTGTGTCAGTGACCGTCATCGCTGTGAAGTCACCATTTGTGGCGTTACCACGAAGGCCTTCAGGTGATGTTCCGTCTGTCGTGTAGTAAATACCGCCATCGGTAATCGGCCCGTAATGTTCAACGGTCGTTGTGATCGTTACTGCGTCTTCACTACTTGGAATATATGGCTCATGGTTAAAGTTATGTGATACTGACTTCGCAACAGGAATGCCTATCCACTCAGTGACGGTATCATTCGTTGTGTTACCTTCTGCTGTAAAGGTTGCTGTGCGGTGTTGATCGATCACTTCAGCAAATTTTGAATCGCCGAGGCCATAGCGGTACTCGAGCGTCTCCCCTGCATCGCCAGCAAGTTCAACTTGCCACGTGCCGTCCTCTGTCTGAGTCATTGGTGTAACCGCGTAATTAAATTGATTTAACGTCGAAGCAACTGTTGGTGTCACCCAACCAGGTGTTGCTTCTGGCAAAGTTAGGTTCAATGTAACACTACCTGTAAAGTCGGTTGTATCGAGACGTACATCGACTTGACGTTCGTTGCTAGGATTAAAATAGAAGAAGTAATTTCCCGACTGTGGTGGAGTAAACGATAGATTCGCTCCGCCCATCCATTGATCGTTCATGACAAACTTGTATTCTACTTTCGTTCCCCCATCTAATGGGATCGCATCGCTCACCCAACGACTTTCTTCCTCATTGTACGTGAGAGGATTGTTGTTCGTTGACCAATCAAGTGCAGATGCATCGCCACGTAAGACAACCGTGTCATACGTCTTGTCTGCGGATTGTGCACTAACTTGCGCTGATTGTGCAAACGGTTGCATAAATAGCGAAAATAATAGAACAACCGCCATAAAGAAAGGAAAAAGCTTCATCTTACTCTGCATAGGGTGGGGCCTCCTTGAAATTGTTTTTTTCTGTAAACACTTTTGATAGCGTTTACATATTCAAGTTAATAGTAATCTATATATTGTTTGAAAGTCTAGTAATTTTCAGATAATTCTAGAAAATAGGTAGAAAGTTGGTGCAAACGATTGCTTTGTTCCCGGGCTAGGGAGGTGGTTCGGGGATGGCGTTTCCAATTTATTGCAGCATTTGCGCGGAAATGCGAGTCAAGTCCTTAATCCTGTGTAAATTAGGATTCAATGTTTCAGCTATTGCTGATGATCATGGTTTAGGTTTGTTTTTATTTTTTGGGAGCGAGGGGTACCCCTCGCTCCCAAAAAATTTCGCTTCGCACTACATGGATGATTCACTGGGAAAATAAAATTTACGTCCACCGCAATCTAACGTTTTTTCGTAATCCATGAGTACCGCACCAATCAGTCGAAAAGCTGATTGATTGTTAGGGAAGATTCGTATCACTCGTTCTCTTCTTCTAATTTCTGAGTTTAAACGTTCTAAGTTGTTGGTTGTTCGTATCTTAATTCGAGCTTCGGCCGGTTCATCCAAGAATTGAATGGCATCTTCAAAGCCTTCATCTAATGTGTTAATGGCCTTCTCATAGGCTTTTTGAAGTTCATATGTTTGAATAAACTCGTTTTTAAGTGTTCTTGCGGCTTCCGGATTAGGCGCATCAAAGATGCTCTTCACCATTTCTCTTGCATCATATGACCCTTTCTTTGGCATACACTGAAAGATATTGCGCTTAAAGTGGACTGTGCAGCGTTGCCAACTCGTGCCAATAAAAGATTCTGTGATGGCACTTTTCAGTCCAGAATGGGCATCAGAAATCAGTAGACGAGGCGATTGAAGGCCTCTTGATTTTAGATAGTCAAAAAAGCACATCCATGCTTCTTTACTCTCTGCGTGATTGACACGTAAACCAATGATTTCTCTTTTATGATCTTGGTTTACCCCCACTGCGATATAGACGGCCTTAGATACTACTTTATTGTGCTCTCTCACCTTAATATACATGGCATCTACGTAGACATATTTATAGTAGGTGATGTTCAAAGGGCGGTCAGCCCATTCCTTTACGAGAGGGTCTAACTTAGCTGTGAGGCTAGAGACAAACGACTTAGAAACGGTTTCTCCGCAAAGCTGTTCTACGATCTTAGTCACCTTACGGGTAGACACCCCGTTCACGACCATTTCTAACATAGAGAGGACCAGTGATTGGTCTGCTCGTTGATATTTTTCAAACAAACTAGTAGAGAACTCCCCACTTCGAGTACGGGGAACTTTAAGCTGTAGTTTGCCGATCGAAACCGTATAATCTCTTTCATAGTAACCGTTACGGTAATCCTTACGATCATCTACCCTTTGATAGAAATCAGACTCCATATACTCGTCGCGCTCTTTTTCCATAAATTCATTTAAGACTAAAACAAGAGAAGACTTTACAACAGCCTCTAATCCAGAATTCATAACCTCATCTTTTAAATTTTCCATATCTAGGGTAAACTTAATTTGAGCCATCATCAATTTCTCCTTTCAATATTTTCGTCGCTGAAAACATTGTTGCCAGAAATTGATGTGGCTTATTCTTTTTTACACAATTATATGGACTCTATCGAAATGCGGTGGATTCGCGCGGAAACATGTGCTTTGTGCGCGGAAATGAGTGGGATTTGCGCGGAAACGAGGTGAATTCGCGCGAAACCGCTCCCTGGGCAGCGATTTGACCTGGCTTTTCATCAAAAAAAGCAGCGACCAAGGGCTGGTGGCTGCATGATTTCAAGAAAATTGATCATTTCTTCATGTATAGGCATGGATGATGTCATTTCTACCGATCGAATAATAGGTTAGTGTCGATTGTTTGACCTCATCTAACGAGTAACAATTGCGCCCGTCGAATAGGACAGGGTTTTTCATCAGCTTGCAGTAGACGTCTACGGGTGTATCGACGATTTCGTCCCATTCGGTCACGAGCAAGCAGGCATCGGCTTGGTCGATCGCTTCTGTAACAGAGTTAGCGTATTCTACGGTCGGCGACAAAATACGTTTTGCTTGTGATTGGGCGACAGGGTCGTAGGCGACGACATGAGCACCCGATTCTAGTAATTCATCAATAATGACAAGAGAGGCTGCTTCTCGCATATCATCGGTATTTGGTTTAAAGGAGAGGCCTAATACCGCAACGCGCAGACCAATGAGTGAACCGAAATGAGCTTTGGCCATGGCGACGAGACGATGGCGCTGGGTGTTGTTCACTTCAATGACTGATTTTAATAGTTTAAAATCATGCGTCACGTCTCCTGCAATTTGGACGAGGGCTTTTGTATCTTTTGGAAAGCAAGATCCACCGTATCCGATGCCGGCGCGGAGAAAAGAGCGACCAATTCGCTGATCCATCCCCATTCCACTCGCGACATCGTCGACATTTGCCCCTAATTCATCACATAAGTTAGCAATCTCATTTATGAAACTTATTTTTGTTGCTAGAAAAGCATTGGCTCCATATTTGATAAGTTCAGCACTACGGCGGTCGGTGAGAAAAATCGGTCGTTCAAATGGTTCGTAGATCGATCTGACTAGTTCAGAGGAGTGGGCATCTTGTGCACCGATAACGATTCGGTCGGCTTGAAACGTATCGGATAACGCTTGACCTTCTCTTAGGAATTCTGGTACAGAGACGACATGGATCGAGTGTAGAGATATGGTATTCATCATCGTTTCGAGACATTCATTTGTTCCAACGGGCACCGTGCTTTTGATTACTACAACGGTCGAGTGGCGAATTTCTTCTGCTACGGTGCGGCATGCGGCTTCTATATAAGAGAGATCGGCTGAACCGTCCTTCCGCTCTGGTGTCCCAACAGCGATGAAGATGACATCCGCTTCGGCGAAAGCTTGTGTAGGAACGGTCGTAAAGGCCAAACGATTCGCTTCGATGTTGCGAATTAGATAGCTTTCAAGGCCTGGCTCATAGATGGGCGTGTTCCCTTGGCGTAGCTTTGCTACCTTTATTTCATCTACATCAAGACAAATGACCTCATGGCCAACTTCTGCGAATGCAATACCTGTCACAAGACCAACATACCCTGTACCAACCACCGTGATGTTCATCCTCTCACAGCACCCTCTCTCGTAACAGAATCAATGTATGCCAATAAGTCCTCGCGCAAATCCTCACGTTCAAGAGCAAAATCAATCGTTGCTTTTAAATACCCTAACTTATCACCGACATCGTACCTCTTCCCGCTAAACTCGTAAGCAAGAACGGCTTGATGTTTGTTTAACTCTCGGATCGCATCGGTTAGCTGGATCTCTCCTCCTGAACCGGGTTTGATTTGCTCTAAGATCGGGAAAATTTCGGGCCTTAGGATATACCGACCTTGGATCGCAAATCGAGAGGGTGCGTCATAGACTGGCGGCTTTTCTACAAGATCATGGAGAGGGTACAAGCCGGGCTCCAGTGCTGTCGTTGTCGGCTCAATAATCCCGTATTTTGAGACTTCTTCTTGGGCCACTTTTTGCACGCCAAGAACCGAACATGGGTATCGTTCATAGATATTCATTAATTGACCAAGACATGGTTTGTCACTACGTACAATGTCGTCACCAAGCAACACAGCAAACGGCTCATCTCCAATGAAGCTTTTTGCACACAGAACAGCATGCCCGAGTCCTAGTGGCTCTTTTTGTCTTATGTAATGGATGTTGGAGAGCTTAGAGATCTGTTGAATCTGCTCTAATACGTCCCACTTTTCTCGTTTCGCTAACGTTTCTTCAAGCTCATACGACTTATCAAAGTGATCCTCAATCGCGCGTTTGCCACGTCCGGTGACAATAATAATGTCTTCAATTCCTGATGCAACGGCTTCTTCAACAATAAATTGAATCGTCGGCTTATCAACAATCGGGAGCATTTCTTTCGGCTGAGCTTTCGTTGCTGGCAAAAATCGTGTACCTAGACCTGCTGCTGGAATAATCGCTTTACGAACTTTCATCCACACGCCTCCTGGTCAACATCTATTTTTTAATGGTACTTTCAATCTGATTATATCAAGATTAAATGTAAGTATTCGTTGAGATTTTGTAAAGGGAGGGGATGGTATTTCCAAATTATTGAAGCGTTTGCGCGAAAATGTGGTCGATTCGCGCGGAAACCGGTACTTTATGCGCGGAAGCTTGTTTAATTTGCGCGGAAACGAGGAGATTTCGCGCGGAAGTGCCTCCTCTCTCCTATTTCTAACTGAAAAAAATAAAAAATCCTCTTAGAAAAGAGGATTTCTTATTGAATGCTTATCCGTGTACGTATTCAGGGGGGCCATTCGGTGTAAAAACATCACTAGAATATGCTGAAACTGGTGTAGCGAGTAGAAAAGTTAAGACCAATCCACATATAATAATTTTTTTCAAAATATTCTACCTCCTTTTGCGTTTAAATTATTTATAGCATATTATATAGATCCATGCATTACTTGAAATAGAGATTCTGTGGTAGTCTCATCATGATTACTAGGTTAAAAGTCTCATTTCCATACAAAAGTATGAACATATGAATACATCTCATTTTTTTGGAGGGTTGATTGATGGATTATTCAATAGGTGAACGTATTAAAGACTTAAGGGAACATTTAAAGATGTCTCAAAAAGATCTGTGTAAAAACATTTGTACTCAAGGGCTAATCAGTAGAATAGAACGCAGTACGACCATTCCAACTGCTCCATTACTCCATCAATTAGCTTTGCGACTCGGTGTCGATCTAAATTATTTTTTTGATGACATATCTCGTAACGGGATCAACTATGTTCAAGAAGTGAAGCTAACGATTAACAAACTCATTCATTCCCATGACTATCATGAAATCATGAAAATCGTTCAACTCGAAAAGAAAAATCCACTATTTCGAGAGTCGCACCTTCAACAGTACTTACTTTGGAGAGAAGGCATCTGTATCTATCATTTAGAAAAGGATAGTGAAAAAGCTCTTTCTTTTTTAGATAAAGCATTACAAGTGAGACCCGGTACTAACCATACATTAACTGAAATAGAAGTAGATATATTAGCTTCTAAAGCCATTGTCTTCAGTAAGATAAACGATCTTGGACAAGCCGCTGCCATCTACGAACACATTTTTCGTAAAATCGGCTCATTCCCAAACTTTAAAAACAAACGATTGCTCATCCGTGTTCTTTATAATGCTAGCCGCAATGCTTTTGATAGACAAAACTACAAGGAATCCCTTTCTTATGCAGACAAAGCTTTAAATATTTGCATAGAAGAAGAGCATCTTTATTTACTAGGGAATCTATTTTACTTAAAAGGATGCACGTTGTTTCGTCATGACCGAACACAAAAAGCAACTAGTTTAAAGTTATTACATCATGCATGGCAAATCTATCAATTAAACCCTATACCTGTTCTGATAAATAGTTTAGAAGAAGAAATCGCCTATGTAAGGACCTCTTAATACTATAGTTAAATATTGTATATGAACAAGTTAATATCACTATGTAAATAAAGAAGGTAACGAACGATTGATGGTTCGTTATCTTCTTTATTGTGTAAGCTTGTCCATTTTCAAGGTTAGAATATTCTGTCTATTAATCCTACAATGTGAGTGTAGTACTACTATATTCGAGGGGGTTGTTATATGAAGGGTATGAAGGTTACTGGTTTGTTGCTTGGTCTTGTGTTGGCGGTTGTGTTTGTGTTCTCTACTTTATCAGTGAGTGCGAATGGTAAAGGTGTGGAGCGCGTTGAGTATTTGATTGGGTTCCATGAAAAAGCGAATAAAGATGAGGTCAATCAAGCAGGCGGAGAAGTGGTTCATGAGTTTACATACATGCCTGTGCTTCAAGTGAAAATTCCTGAGCGAGCGGCTAAAGCTCTTGAAAACAATCCGAATATCGCATTTGTTGAAAAGAATGAAGAGGTAACTGCTACTCAAACGGTACCATGGGGAATCACTCATATTAAAGCTCCGACTGTTCATAGCTGGGGCAATCGTGGGGGCGGCGTGAAAGTAGCTATCCTTGATACAGGTGTCGCGAATCATCCTGACTTACAAATTTCTGGTGGGGCAAGCTTTATTGGCTCTGAACCATCTTATCAAGATTTAAATGGGCACGGTACGCATGTTGCTGGTACAGTTGCGGCGTTAAACAATAGTTATGGTGTGCTTGGTGTGGCTCCTTCTTCAAGTATTTATGCGGTCAAAGTGTTAGATCGTAACGGTGGTGGTTCTCACGCGAGTATCGCTCAAGGCATTGAGTGGTCGATTAGCAATGGGATGGACATTGTGAACATGAGTTTAGGTGGGCCTACGGGTTCGAATACGCTAAAGCAAGCTGTCGATAATGCGTACAATCTTGGCGTTTTACTAGTCGCTGCTTCTGGGAACACAGGAACAGCTGGCATTCAATTCCCAGCTCGCTACAACACGGTCATGGCTGTAGGCGCGGTTGATTCACGCAATCGTCTAGCTTCATTCTCCACTTTCGGAAATGAACAAGAAATTGTCGCTCCAGGCGTCAACGTACAAAGTACGCATTTATCAAATGGTTATGTGTCTCTAAACGGAACATCGATGGCT
Above is a genomic segment from Bacillus sp. FJAT-45037 containing:
- a CDS encoding amidohydrolase family protein; translation: MILYIQFSAFNLNKKGWLKLQMIIDCHFHVDETMLELEKMIEEMDKNNVEKTALIPPFNETMYEKESTYQDNLHRLFRFLIMKFPKIGLKIYDGLVKDGYFKVNGSYKIFTEPDNDIVANAIKRYPDRFLGWAAVNPTIPESVETLETYLNLPGFIGVKAHPFMHKYSIKELDSIGALCQNRDIPMIIHLSSEPESYKYLPDKYPNLKVIYAHAGVPFWKSLWQYAKEKPNVYVDTSSDYLTPSIVRNVVQALGYRKVLFGCDGPYGMKKFNEYDYSDKKSWIDSLDIPQEHKEFILGKNFIELIGTGVRPHCANAVLKRGTGDGLWND
- a CDS encoding DUF779 domain-containing protein; translation: MEKVTTTEAAQALIRTLKDTHGKLVFMHSEGCCDGTSPICMPAEDFYCGDQDHLIGEVLEVPYYMHTSNLSYWEHFRIVIDVEEGMGNSFSLESTENKSFIVRSTRI
- the exaC gene encoding acetaldehyde dehydrogenase ExaC — translated: MIYQNPNTDNSIVQFKEKYENFIGGEWVAPVKGQYLDIISPVNGQVFTKVPRSSAEDVELTLDAAHAAKDAWGKTPVSYRAQILNKIADRIEENLEMLAVAETWDNGKAVRETLNADLPLAVDHFRYFAGTIRAQEGGISEINEDTVAYHHHEPLGVVGQIIPWNFPILMATWKIAPALAAGNCVILKPAEQTPASICVLMELIQDLLPNGVLNIVQGTGLEVGKPLAKNPRIAKIAFTGSTAVGRSIMQYATENIIPVTLELGGKSPNIFFPDVMDADDGYLDKAIEGFVLFALNSGEVCTCPSRALVHESIYDKFMEKVTERVKAIKIGNPLDTDTMMGAQASSQQLDKILSYFDIAKEEGAELLIGGHQNKLEGDLAEGYYVAPTMYKGNNKMRIFQEEIFGPVISVTTFKDFDEAIQIANDTQYGLGAGVWSRNGELAYRAGRAIEAGRVWTNTYHQYPAHAAFGGYKQSGIGRENHSMMLSQYQQTKCILVGYSKGSMGFF
- a CDS encoding restriction endonuclease → MLKEQFVNGEIIAKRDEVTYLFSYGDDQARILHLDAKVMGAPMHVEAFLKMGYWEPYEGGVDPAQLLPSLRMESETGVLATTEENERVEAQCFVFRQSTSHKKELYKEIEKGRLRQGWGFAEGLSLLNGRDTFIDNFKQASSHWDATRLWATLSRMLQIKPGDIMIIPKQPDHHHFVIMQAKLREDGVSCYEFADPLQSTDDYRHIIHIDKASIQVVHYEALYPSIIKRLLKSIAYSSPVNVVRRKEFNEAIHTLLESATTSKELEEAHPLQIKMKEVEKKLHQEWVAEARNLPPSDFEKVVKIFMEANGFETERANHYDRLGGDIDLICKKEVPLHTPFEPSKMELIYYIQVKKHKGKTDETGVKQLNQMVDHLLVESGQNVQKILISLADDFSDTCKQLADESNVLLIDGLAFAEMYVKSEA